One window from the genome of Scatophagus argus isolate fScaArg1 chromosome 13, fScaArg1.pri, whole genome shotgun sequence encodes:
- the eif4g1a gene encoding eukaryotic translation initiation factor 4 gamma 1a isoform X1 produces the protein MNKPPQPITGPTSVPNPAPSPGLTQAAYGPGQPPSLVFATPPQMNSAPQPRQFAAGPRTLHQQGGYRALQNYYQSRPTMATSAPRVQTSSGPRPVGPAHVYPPSSQMMMISQQQLSFASSPQGYFIPSGQYRAPYMPPTQQYSVTSGTPGFYPGTSPAEYPAYEPSLAARERRGGGGRGGGRENGRLSLHGAPLTSQRYPAGAYYPAQPQYSPSVQPAPVMINPAQQQQQAPPPQQPPAQSQGPPKRERKPVVCHNKRPALLLSEIRIRDPNQGGRDITDEIMSGGRSTTTPTPPQASIADGSPAQTNGEVTQPVTTVTRRDEDMEPPASGETPPPPSTANTEPVVEAKQEMDNQITPPAELATHSVAPAAATEVPSALIKDQQSSSSVSQAAESTTAPVEAVNKVDAEVSDTVDAAVDSSASLAAQEAPVKTEEAQTAPDEKAPEKEEKTEEVKKLEKEEQVVDAKLEPVVEAAATVTPVNVVKEEAATTTAVDVSQPPPSEQDAAAPQTQSATPSSAPEPEPTLADTAEPPLSNGLPQDTEELSEELAFLDTTPLDKPDAAKSQESTTVAKTAQEEEDKEEENKEKDKGVDAAPSTVSCPPEESTMQAATSVPKKRMNMKEFNKKEAIGDLLDAFTEEQGAKPASEPSSTQADPTPVVPVELSPEVADETWEEKEDKQNAEPDRPKATAEPTGQKYQYKEEQWKPIDPEEKKRYDREFLLGCQFVSASMHKPEGLPLISDVVLDKVNKTPLRPADPARLMNVGPDFTPSYLGNLGSRSVGGPRGPLPGPRRSQQGQRKEPRKIISSMSLSDDVQLNKAEKAWKPSTKKPTRSRGGEEGEEEDPEHAKTQELFKRLRSILNKLTPQKFQELMKQVSDLMIDTEERLKGAIDLIFEKAISEPNFSVAYANMCRCLMGLKVPTSDKPGLFVNFRKLLLNRCQKEFEKDQDDDEIFEKKQKELEAAKDEEECERLRVELEEARDKARRRSLGNIKFIGELFKLKMLTEAIMHDCVVKLLKNHDEESLECLCRLLSTIGKDLDFEKAKPRMDQYFNQMDKIIKERKTSSRIRFMLQDVLDLRKNNWVPRRGDQGPKTIDQIHKEAEMEEHREQIKVQQQLLSKKEGGGRMGGSMGGRGPHTPGGGRTSQPQDEGWNTVPISKNRPIDTTRLSKITKPGALDFNNQLLAPGGKGMWGSWGKGSSGGSGAKPASGEQDSGRTSTLNRFSALQSGSLLSSADSDRRVPQRSSSSRDRGGDRDRGDRDRDRFDRFDRSEGRQGRDDRGSQNQITKRSFSRESQERGGRGGDSRASTEPVRRVASMTDDRDRGSRDRGSRDRGSRDRGPNKDVAVKRESAPTPPPSLPKPALTEEEVEKKSNAIIEEYLHINDLKEALLCVAELNSASLLYVFVRNGVESTLERSTIAREHMGLLLHQLVKAGTLPRQQYYKGLEETLEAAEDTAIDIPHIWLYLAELITPMLHEGGIPMGQLFREISKPLVPQGQAGVLLVQILKLLCKGMTPKKVGAMWTEAGLNWSDFLPEDEDVNKFVTEQKVEFTTGEDMESRETGKKKVLTGEELSSQLDRLLQDKANNQRIRDWVEANLDESQIASNQFVRALMTSVCQSAIICDNPYRVDAQQVSQRATLLQKYLCDEQKELQALYALQALMVHMEQPANLLRMFFDTLYDEDVIKEEAFYKWESSKDPAEQTGKGVALKSVTAFFTWLREAEEESDKE, from the exons ATGAACAAACCACCACAGCCTATAACGGGACCCACCTCTGTCCCAAACCCTGCCCCATCCCCTGGATTGACACAG GCTGCCTACGGCCCTGGACAGCCACCTTCTCTCGTTTTTGCCACGCCTCCACAAATGAACTCTGCGCCACAGCCAAGACAG TTTGCTGCAGGGCCCCGTACTTTACACCAACAG GGTGGATACAGAGCATTGCAG AATTACTATCAGAGCCGACCGACCATGGCCACCAGTGCTCCGAGGGTGCAGACAAGTAGTGGCCCACGACCTGTCGGACCCGCTCATGTCTACCCGCCCAGCTcccagatgatgatgatttccCAGCAGCAGCTGTCTTTCGCTAGCTCCCCTCAGGGCTACTTTATCCCCTCTGGACAG taCCGGGCCCCATATATGCCTCCTACTCAGCAGTATTCCGTGACCAGCGGTACACCAGGCTTCTATCCAGGAACTAGCCCTGCTGAATATCCTGCTTATG AGCCCTCTCTTGCTGCGAGGGAGAGGCGGGGTGGTGGGGGGAGAGGGGGCGGGCGAGAGAATGGCCGTCTCTCTCTCCACGGTGCTCCTCTCACCTCCCAGCGCTACCCTG CTGGAGCGTACTATCCAGCTCAGCCGCAATACTCTCCGTCTGTCCAGCCGGCACCAGTCATGATCAACCCcgcccagcagcagcaacaagccCCGCCTCCTCAGCAACCACCGGCACAGTCACAAGGCCCACCAAAGAGGGAACGTAAACCGGTAGTGTGTCACAACAAAAGGCCAGCACTCCTCTTGTCTGAg ATAAGAATACGAGACCCCAACCAGGGCGGGCGGGATATTACAGATGAGATCATGTCAGGTGGAAGGTCCACCACCACACCGACTCCCCCACAG GCATCCATAGCAGATGGAAGTCCGGCACAGACAAATGGGGAAGTTACACAGCCTGTCACTACAGTGACAAGAAGAG ATGAAGACATGGAGCCTCCTGCTAGCGGTGAAACCCCACCACCTCCTTCCACAGCAAATACAGAGCCTGTGGTGGAGGCCAAACAGGAAATGGACAACCAGATTACACCACCTGCTGAGTTAGCCACACATTCTGTAGCCCCTGCAGCTGCTACTGAGGTGCCATCCGCATTGATAAAGGACCAACagtcttcctcttctgtctctcaaGCAGCAGAATCTACTACAGCTCCTGTTGAGGCAGTAAATAAAGTTGATGCTGAAGTTAGTGACACAGTAGATGCTGCTGTTGACTCTTCAGCATCTTTAGCAGCGCAAGAGGCGCCTGTCAAAACGGAGGAAGCACAGACTGCTCCAGATGAGAAGGCAccagaaaaggaagaaaaaactgaggaagtgaagaaattggagaaagaggagcaagTAGTCGACGCAAAGTTGGAACCTGTAGTTGAGGCTGCAGCGACAGTTACCCCTGTTAATGTGGTGAAAGAAGAAGCTGCTACGACGACAGCAGTTGATGTCTCTCAGCCTCCACCCTCTGAACAGGACGCTGCTGCTCCACAGACCCAGAGTGCTACCCCGAGCTCTGCCCCTGAACCTGAACCCACACTGGCTGACACAGCAGAGCCTCCTCTTTCCAATGGTCTTCCTCAGGACACTGAGGAACTCTCTGAGGAACTGGCATTTTTAGACACTACACCCCTTGACAAGCCTGATGCCGCCAAATCTCAGGAATCCACAACTGTGGCTAAAACagcacaggaagaggaggataaGGAAGAGGAAAATAAGGAGAAGGACAAAGGTGTGGATGCCGCTCCCTCCACTGTTAGCTGCCCTCCAGAGGAATCTACTATGCAAG CTGCTACGTCTGTGCCAAAGAAGAGGATGAACATGAAGGAGTTCAACAAGAAGGAGGCCATTGGTGACCTCCTGGATGCCTTCACAGAG gagCAGGGTGCCAAGCCTGCTTCTGAACCCTCATCCACTCAGGCCGACCCCACCCCCGTTGTTCCAGTTGAACTTTCTCCTGAGGTTGCAGATGAGACctgggaggagaaagaggacaagCAAAATGCCGAACCTGACAGGCCTAAAGCCACTGCTGAGCCAACTGGGCAGAAATACCAGTACAAAGAAG AACAATGGAAGCCGATTGACCCAGAAGAGAAGAAACGGTACGACAGGGAGTTCCTCCTGGGCTGCCAGTTTGTTAGTGCCAGTATGCACAAACCTGAAGGCCTGCCCCTCATCAGTGATGTGGTCTTGGATAAG GTGAACAAGACTCCGCTGCGGCCTGCTGATCCAGCTCGACTGATGAATGTTGGTCCTGATTTTACTCCCTCGTATTTGGGGAACCTCGGGAGCAGATCTGTTGGAGGACCACGAGGCCCT TTGCCTGGGCCACGTCGCTCTCAGCAGGGTCAAAGGAAAGAACCCAGGAAAATCATCAGCAGCATGTCCCTCAGTGATGATGTGCAGCTCAACAAGGCTGAGAAGGCCTGGAAGCCCTCGACGAAGAAGCCTACTCGCAGCCGCGGCGGGGAGGAAGGTGAAGAAGAGGATCCCGAACATGCCAAGACTCAAGAGCTGTTCAAGCGTCTGCGCAGTATCCTCAACAAACTGACCCCTCAGAAGTTTCAAGAGCTGATGAAACAGGTGTCAGACCTGATGATAGACACGGAGGAGAGGCTGAAGGGAGCCATTGATCTCATCTTCGAGAAGGCCATCTCAGAGCCCAACTTCTCTGTGGCCTACGCCAACATGTGCCGCTGCCTTATGGGG TTGAAAGTCCCCACCTCAGACAAGCCAGGACTTTTTGTGAACTTCCGCAAACTGCTGCTCAACCGCTGCCAGAAAGAGTTTGAGAAGGAccaggatgatgatgaaatctttgagaaaaagcaaaaagagtTGGAGGCTGCCAAAGAC GAAGAGGAGTGTGAACGCTTAAgagtggagctggaggaggccaGAGACAAGGCCCGCCGCCGTTCACTGGGCAACATAAAGTTCATAGGTGAGCTCTTCAAGCTGAAGATGCTGACAGAGGCCATCATGCACGACTGTGTAGTGAAACTACTGAAGAACCACGACGAAGAATCTCTGGAGTGTCTCTGCAGGCTGCTCTCCACAATTGGCAAAGACCTAGACTTTGAGAAGGCCAAG CCTCGCATGGATCAGTACTTCAACCAGATGGACAAGATCatcaaagagagaaagaccTCATCCAGAATCCGCTTCATGCTGCAAGATGTCTTGGACCTCAGAAAG AATAACTGGGTGCCTCGTAGAGGAGACCAGGGTCCTAAAACGATCGACCAGATCCACaaggaggcagagatggaggagcACAGGGAACAGATCaaagtccagcagcagctcctgtccaagaaagaaggaggaggcagGATGGGAGGGAGCATGGGAGGCCGGGGCCCTCACACACCGGGAGGTGGCAGGACCAGCCAGCCTCAGGATGAGGGATGGAACACCGTCCCCATCTCCAAGAACAGACCCATTGACACCACCCGCCTTAGCAAGATTACGAAG CCTGGTGCTCTGGACTTCAACAATCAGCTGCTGGCTCCAGGAGGAAAAGGCATGTGGGGTAGTTGGGGCAAAGGCAGCAGCGGAGGAAGCGGAGCTAAACCAGCCAGTGGAGAGCAGG ATTCTGGTCGCACCAGCACCCTCAACCGCTTCTCAGCCCTGCAGTCTGGATCTTTGTTGTCTTCAGCGGACTCTGATCGCAGAGTTCCTCAGAG GTCAAGCTCCAGCCGTGACCGTGGTGGTGACAGAGACAGGGGTGACCGGGACAGGGATCGGTTTGACCGATTTGATCGCAGTGAGGGACGACAAGGCCGTGATGACAGGGGCAGCCAGAATCAAATCACCAAGAGAAGCTTCAGCAGGGAATCCCAGGAGCGTGGCGGAAGGGGCGGAGACAGCCGGGCCTCAACTGAGCCCGTGCGTCGTGTTGCCAGCATGACCGATGACAGGGACAGAGGAAGTCGGGATAGGGGAAGCAGAGACCGAGGAAGTCGGGACAGGGGTCCAAACAAAGATGTCGCAG TTAAGCGTGAGAGCGCCCcgactcctcctccttctcttccaaAACCTGCCTTGActgaagaggaggtggagaagaagTCGAATGCCATCATTGAAGAATACCTCCACATCAATGATTTGAAG GAGGCATTACTGTGTGTGGCAGAACTCAACAGTGCCTCACTCCTCTATGTGTTTGTGCGGAATGGCGTGGAGTCGACGCTTGAGCGCAGCACCATCGCGAGAGAGCACATGGGCCTGTTGCTGCACCAACTTGTGAAGGCAGGGACTCTGCCCAGACAGCAGTACTACAAAGG ACTAGAAGAGACCCTGGAGGCTGCAGAGGACACAGCCATTGATATACCTCACATCTGGCTCTACCTGGCTGAACTCATTACTCCTATGCTCCATGAGGGTGGCATCCCTATGGGGCAGCTCTTCAG GGAGATCTCGAAGCCTCTTGTGCCTCAAGGGCAGGCGGGCGTGCTGCTGGTACAGATCCTCAAGTTGCTCTGCAAAGGAATG ACCCCTAAGAAGGTCGGGGCCATGTGGACAGAGGCTGGGCTGAACTGGAGTGATTTCTTGCCTGAGGATGAAGACGTGAATAAGTTTGTCACTGAGCAG AAAGTGGAGTTCACCACAGGAGAGGACATGGAGTCAAGGGAAACCGGTAAGAAGAAGGTCCTCACTGGAGAGGAGCTCAGCAGTCAGCTGGACAGACTCCTGCAGGACAAGGCCAACAACCAGCGAATCAGAGACTGGGTTGAG gcTAACTTGGACGAGTCACAAATTGCATCCAACCAGTTTGTACGAGCGTTGATGACATCAGTGTGTCAGTCTGCCATCATAT gtGACAACCCATACAGGGTTGATGCACAGCAGGTCAGCCAGAGGGCCACCCTGCTGCAGAAATACCTGTGTGACGAGCAGAAGGAGCTGCAGGCCCTCTATGCCCTCCAGGCTCTGATGGTGCACATGGAGCAGCCAGCGA ACCTGCTGCGGATGTTCTTCGACACCTTGTACGATGAGGACGTCATTAAGGAGGAGGCTTTCTACAAATGGGAATCCAGCAAGGACCCCGCAGAGCAAACGGGAAAAGGCGTGGCCTTGAAATCGGTCACTGCCTTCTTCACCTGGCTCCGTGAGGCTGAGGAAGAGTCTGACAAGGAATAA
- the eif4g1a gene encoding eukaryotic translation initiation factor 4 gamma 1a isoform X7 yields the protein MNKPPQPITGPTSVPNPAPSPGLTQAAYGPGQPPSLVFATPPQMNSAPQPRQNYYQSRPTMATSAPRVQTSSGPRPVGPAHVYPPSSQMMMISQQQLSFASSPQGYFIPSGQYRAPYMPPTQQYSVTSGTPGFYPGTSPAEYPAYAGAYYPAQPQYSPSVQPAPVMINPAQQQQQAPPPQQPPAQSQGPPKRERKPIRIRDPNQGGRDITDEIMSGGRSTTTPTPPQASIADGSPAQTNGEVTQPVTTVTRRDEDMEPPASGETPPPPSTANTEPVVEAKQEMDNQITPPAELATHSVAPAAATEVPSALIKDQQSSSSVSQAAESTTAPVEAVNKVDAEVSDTVDAAVDSSASLAAQEAPVKTEEAQTAPDEKAPEKEEKTEEVKKLEKEEQVVDAKLEPVVEAAATVTPVNVVKEEAATTTAVDVSQPPPSEQDAAAPQTQSATPSSAPEPEPTLADTAEPPLSNGLPQDTEELSEELAFLDTTPLDKPDAAKSQESTTVAKTAQEEEDKEEENKEKDKGVDAAPSTVSCPPEESTMQAATSVPKKRMNMKEFNKKEAIGDLLDAFTEEQGAKPASEPSSTQADPTPVVPVELSPEVADETWEEKEDKQNAEPDRPKATAEPTGQKYQYKEEQWKPIDPEEKKRYDREFLLGCQFVSASMHKPEGLPLISDVVLDKVNKTPLRPADPARLMNVGPDFTPSYLGNLGSRSVGGPRGPLPGPRRSQQGQRKEPRKIISSMSLSDDVQLNKAEKAWKPSTKKPTRSRGGEEGEEEDPEHAKTQELFKRLRSILNKLTPQKFQELMKQVSDLMIDTEERLKGAIDLIFEKAISEPNFSVAYANMCRCLMGLKVPTSDKPGLFVNFRKLLLNRCQKEFEKDQDDDEIFEKKQKELEAAKDEEECERLRVELEEARDKARRRSLGNIKFIGELFKLKMLTEAIMHDCVVKLLKNHDEESLECLCRLLSTIGKDLDFEKAKPRMDQYFNQMDKIIKERKTSSRIRFMLQDVLDLRKNNWVPRRGDQGPKTIDQIHKEAEMEEHREQIKVQQQLLSKKEGGGRMGGSMGGRGPHTPGGGRTSQPQDEGWNTVPISKNRPIDTTRLSKITKPGALDFNNQLLAPGGKGMWGSWGKGSSGGSGAKPASGEQDSGRTSTLNRFSALQSGSLLSSADSDRRVPQRSSSSRDRGGDRDRGDRDRDRFDRFDRSEGRQGRDDRGSQNQITKRSFSRESQERGGRGGDSRASTEPVRRVASMTDDRDRGSRDRGSRDRGSRDRGPNKDVAVKRESAPTPPPSLPKPALTEEEVEKKSNAIIEEYLHINDLKEALLCVAELNSASLLYVFVRNGVESTLERSTIAREHMGLLLHQLVKAGTLPRQQYYKGLEETLEAAEDTAIDIPHIWLYLAELITPMLHEGGIPMGQLFREISKPLVPQGQAGVLLVQILKLLCKGMTPKKVGAMWTEAGLNWSDFLPEDEDVNKFVTEQKVEFTTGEDMESRETGKKKVLTGEELSSQLDRLLQDKANNQRIRDWVEANLDESQIASNQFVRALMTSVCQSAIICDNPYRVDAQQVSQRATLLQKYLCDEQKELQALYALQALMVHMEQPANLLRMFFDTLYDEDVIKEEAFYKWESSKDPAEQTGKGVALKSVTAFFTWLREAEEESDKE from the exons ATGAACAAACCACCACAGCCTATAACGGGACCCACCTCTGTCCCAAACCCTGCCCCATCCCCTGGATTGACACAG GCTGCCTACGGCCCTGGACAGCCACCTTCTCTCGTTTTTGCCACGCCTCCACAAATGAACTCTGCGCCACAGCCAAGACAG AATTACTATCAGAGCCGACCGACCATGGCCACCAGTGCTCCGAGGGTGCAGACAAGTAGTGGCCCACGACCTGTCGGACCCGCTCATGTCTACCCGCCCAGCTcccagatgatgatgatttccCAGCAGCAGCTGTCTTTCGCTAGCTCCCCTCAGGGCTACTTTATCCCCTCTGGACAG taCCGGGCCCCATATATGCCTCCTACTCAGCAGTATTCCGTGACCAGCGGTACACCAGGCTTCTATCCAGGAACTAGCCCTGCTGAATATCCTGCTTATG CTGGAGCGTACTATCCAGCTCAGCCGCAATACTCTCCGTCTGTCCAGCCGGCACCAGTCATGATCAACCCcgcccagcagcagcaacaagccCCGCCTCCTCAGCAACCACCGGCACAGTCACAAGGCCCACCAAAGAGGGAACGTAAACCG ATAAGAATACGAGACCCCAACCAGGGCGGGCGGGATATTACAGATGAGATCATGTCAGGTGGAAGGTCCACCACCACACCGACTCCCCCACAG GCATCCATAGCAGATGGAAGTCCGGCACAGACAAATGGGGAAGTTACACAGCCTGTCACTACAGTGACAAGAAGAG ATGAAGACATGGAGCCTCCTGCTAGCGGTGAAACCCCACCACCTCCTTCCACAGCAAATACAGAGCCTGTGGTGGAGGCCAAACAGGAAATGGACAACCAGATTACACCACCTGCTGAGTTAGCCACACATTCTGTAGCCCCTGCAGCTGCTACTGAGGTGCCATCCGCATTGATAAAGGACCAACagtcttcctcttctgtctctcaaGCAGCAGAATCTACTACAGCTCCTGTTGAGGCAGTAAATAAAGTTGATGCTGAAGTTAGTGACACAGTAGATGCTGCTGTTGACTCTTCAGCATCTTTAGCAGCGCAAGAGGCGCCTGTCAAAACGGAGGAAGCACAGACTGCTCCAGATGAGAAGGCAccagaaaaggaagaaaaaactgaggaagtgaagaaattggagaaagaggagcaagTAGTCGACGCAAAGTTGGAACCTGTAGTTGAGGCTGCAGCGACAGTTACCCCTGTTAATGTGGTGAAAGAAGAAGCTGCTACGACGACAGCAGTTGATGTCTCTCAGCCTCCACCCTCTGAACAGGACGCTGCTGCTCCACAGACCCAGAGTGCTACCCCGAGCTCTGCCCCTGAACCTGAACCCACACTGGCTGACACAGCAGAGCCTCCTCTTTCCAATGGTCTTCCTCAGGACACTGAGGAACTCTCTGAGGAACTGGCATTTTTAGACACTACACCCCTTGACAAGCCTGATGCCGCCAAATCTCAGGAATCCACAACTGTGGCTAAAACagcacaggaagaggaggataaGGAAGAGGAAAATAAGGAGAAGGACAAAGGTGTGGATGCCGCTCCCTCCACTGTTAGCTGCCCTCCAGAGGAATCTACTATGCAAG CTGCTACGTCTGTGCCAAAGAAGAGGATGAACATGAAGGAGTTCAACAAGAAGGAGGCCATTGGTGACCTCCTGGATGCCTTCACAGAG gagCAGGGTGCCAAGCCTGCTTCTGAACCCTCATCCACTCAGGCCGACCCCACCCCCGTTGTTCCAGTTGAACTTTCTCCTGAGGTTGCAGATGAGACctgggaggagaaagaggacaagCAAAATGCCGAACCTGACAGGCCTAAAGCCACTGCTGAGCCAACTGGGCAGAAATACCAGTACAAAGAAG AACAATGGAAGCCGATTGACCCAGAAGAGAAGAAACGGTACGACAGGGAGTTCCTCCTGGGCTGCCAGTTTGTTAGTGCCAGTATGCACAAACCTGAAGGCCTGCCCCTCATCAGTGATGTGGTCTTGGATAAG GTGAACAAGACTCCGCTGCGGCCTGCTGATCCAGCTCGACTGATGAATGTTGGTCCTGATTTTACTCCCTCGTATTTGGGGAACCTCGGGAGCAGATCTGTTGGAGGACCACGAGGCCCT TTGCCTGGGCCACGTCGCTCTCAGCAGGGTCAAAGGAAAGAACCCAGGAAAATCATCAGCAGCATGTCCCTCAGTGATGATGTGCAGCTCAACAAGGCTGAGAAGGCCTGGAAGCCCTCGACGAAGAAGCCTACTCGCAGCCGCGGCGGGGAGGAAGGTGAAGAAGAGGATCCCGAACATGCCAAGACTCAAGAGCTGTTCAAGCGTCTGCGCAGTATCCTCAACAAACTGACCCCTCAGAAGTTTCAAGAGCTGATGAAACAGGTGTCAGACCTGATGATAGACACGGAGGAGAGGCTGAAGGGAGCCATTGATCTCATCTTCGAGAAGGCCATCTCAGAGCCCAACTTCTCTGTGGCCTACGCCAACATGTGCCGCTGCCTTATGGGG TTGAAAGTCCCCACCTCAGACAAGCCAGGACTTTTTGTGAACTTCCGCAAACTGCTGCTCAACCGCTGCCAGAAAGAGTTTGAGAAGGAccaggatgatgatgaaatctttgagaaaaagcaaaaagagtTGGAGGCTGCCAAAGAC GAAGAGGAGTGTGAACGCTTAAgagtggagctggaggaggccaGAGACAAGGCCCGCCGCCGTTCACTGGGCAACATAAAGTTCATAGGTGAGCTCTTCAAGCTGAAGATGCTGACAGAGGCCATCATGCACGACTGTGTAGTGAAACTACTGAAGAACCACGACGAAGAATCTCTGGAGTGTCTCTGCAGGCTGCTCTCCACAATTGGCAAAGACCTAGACTTTGAGAAGGCCAAG CCTCGCATGGATCAGTACTTCAACCAGATGGACAAGATCatcaaagagagaaagaccTCATCCAGAATCCGCTTCATGCTGCAAGATGTCTTGGACCTCAGAAAG AATAACTGGGTGCCTCGTAGAGGAGACCAGGGTCCTAAAACGATCGACCAGATCCACaaggaggcagagatggaggagcACAGGGAACAGATCaaagtccagcagcagctcctgtccaagaaagaaggaggaggcagGATGGGAGGGAGCATGGGAGGCCGGGGCCCTCACACACCGGGAGGTGGCAGGACCAGCCAGCCTCAGGATGAGGGATGGAACACCGTCCCCATCTCCAAGAACAGACCCATTGACACCACCCGCCTTAGCAAGATTACGAAG CCTGGTGCTCTGGACTTCAACAATCAGCTGCTGGCTCCAGGAGGAAAAGGCATGTGGGGTAGTTGGGGCAAAGGCAGCAGCGGAGGAAGCGGAGCTAAACCAGCCAGTGGAGAGCAGG ATTCTGGTCGCACCAGCACCCTCAACCGCTTCTCAGCCCTGCAGTCTGGATCTTTGTTGTCTTCAGCGGACTCTGATCGCAGAGTTCCTCAGAG GTCAAGCTCCAGCCGTGACCGTGGTGGTGACAGAGACAGGGGTGACCGGGACAGGGATCGGTTTGACCGATTTGATCGCAGTGAGGGACGACAAGGCCGTGATGACAGGGGCAGCCAGAATCAAATCACCAAGAGAAGCTTCAGCAGGGAATCCCAGGAGCGTGGCGGAAGGGGCGGAGACAGCCGGGCCTCAACTGAGCCCGTGCGTCGTGTTGCCAGCATGACCGATGACAGGGACAGAGGAAGTCGGGATAGGGGAAGCAGAGACCGAGGAAGTCGGGACAGGGGTCCAAACAAAGATGTCGCAG TTAAGCGTGAGAGCGCCCcgactcctcctccttctcttccaaAACCTGCCTTGActgaagaggaggtggagaagaagTCGAATGCCATCATTGAAGAATACCTCCACATCAATGATTTGAAG GAGGCATTACTGTGTGTGGCAGAACTCAACAGTGCCTCACTCCTCTATGTGTTTGTGCGGAATGGCGTGGAGTCGACGCTTGAGCGCAGCACCATCGCGAGAGAGCACATGGGCCTGTTGCTGCACCAACTTGTGAAGGCAGGGACTCTGCCCAGACAGCAGTACTACAAAGG ACTAGAAGAGACCCTGGAGGCTGCAGAGGACACAGCCATTGATATACCTCACATCTGGCTCTACCTGGCTGAACTCATTACTCCTATGCTCCATGAGGGTGGCATCCCTATGGGGCAGCTCTTCAG GGAGATCTCGAAGCCTCTTGTGCCTCAAGGGCAGGCGGGCGTGCTGCTGGTACAGATCCTCAAGTTGCTCTGCAAAGGAATG ACCCCTAAGAAGGTCGGGGCCATGTGGACAGAGGCTGGGCTGAACTGGAGTGATTTCTTGCCTGAGGATGAAGACGTGAATAAGTTTGTCACTGAGCAG AAAGTGGAGTTCACCACAGGAGAGGACATGGAGTCAAGGGAAACCGGTAAGAAGAAGGTCCTCACTGGAGAGGAGCTCAGCAGTCAGCTGGACAGACTCCTGCAGGACAAGGCCAACAACCAGCGAATCAGAGACTGGGTTGAG gcTAACTTGGACGAGTCACAAATTGCATCCAACCAGTTTGTACGAGCGTTGATGACATCAGTGTGTCAGTCTGCCATCATAT gtGACAACCCATACAGGGTTGATGCACAGCAGGTCAGCCAGAGGGCCACCCTGCTGCAGAAATACCTGTGTGACGAGCAGAAGGAGCTGCAGGCCCTCTATGCCCTCCAGGCTCTGATGGTGCACATGGAGCAGCCAGCGA ACCTGCTGCGGATGTTCTTCGACACCTTGTACGATGAGGACGTCATTAAGGAGGAGGCTTTCTACAAATGGGAATCCAGCAAGGACCCCGCAGAGCAAACGGGAAAAGGCGTGGCCTTGAAATCGGTCACTGCCTTCTTCACCTGGCTCCGTGAGGCTGAGGAAGAGTCTGACAAGGAATAA